One window from the genome of Aerosakkonema funiforme FACHB-1375 encodes:
- a CDS encoding Calx-beta domain-containing protein has protein sequence PTPPTPPSPPSPTPINNNLPQVFITDATVTEGNNGITLANFTINLSVIPTQAVIVEYATSDGTATTANKDYYPHPTTAITFNPGEVSKTISVAVLADTTKEANETFFVNLIGVANAVIADSQAVGTINNDDLEEDEDCFCKEIGHPNPDNLFSEGTAGYLLTQINPIINIKTVTTSDNDRLTGSDEDEALYGLDGDDFIWGKAGNDNLVGNKGKDTIFGGDDRDWIAGNESEDVINGNDGNDVINGNQNNDVVRGGKGNDILRGGEDNDLIWGDRGDDTLLGDKANDTIFGGVTEEELGDPNGRDLLLGGTGNDVLNGNQANDTICGNEGNDTVRGGSDDDIVLGDTGDDVIFGDLGNASLCGGDGNDTIYGGNGSHIPIINSGQKDCLCGGDGNDILFGNEGEDWVNGDGGDDSLYGGKDNDTLKGGDGNDWLSGDLGNDILKGGNGSDRFLLSPGFGTDTILDFEDNIDLLVLGGNLSFSQLKISQSSDGTEIAITNTGEILAILKGITVDRIELSSFLLNLPS, from the coding sequence CCAACTCCCCCAACTCCCCCATCTCCCCCATCTCCGACTCCTATTAATAATAATTTACCCCAAGTTTTTATTACTGATGCGACAGTTACCGAAGGTAACAACGGCATCACTTTAGCTAATTTTACCATCAACCTCAGTGTGATTCCCACTCAAGCCGTTATCGTCGAATATGCCACATCTGATGGTACTGCTACTACTGCAAATAAAGATTACTATCCTCATCCTACTACTGCAATTACTTTTAACCCAGGCGAAGTAAGTAAAACCATTAGTGTTGCTGTCTTAGCTGATACTACCAAAGAAGCGAACGAAACATTTTTTGTTAATTTGATTGGCGTTGCTAATGCCGTCATTGCTGACAGTCAAGCTGTGGGAACTATTAACAATGACGATCTAGAAGAGGATGAGGATTGTTTTTGTAAAGAAATCGGACATCCCAATCCAGATAATTTATTTTCCGAGGGAACAGCAGGCTATTTATTAACACAAATTAATCCCATCATTAATATCAAAACTGTTACAACAAGCGACAACGATCGTTTGACTGGTAGCGATGAAGACGAGGCACTTTATGGTTTAGATGGCGACGACTTTATTTGGGGAAAAGCAGGCAACGATAACTTAGTTGGAAATAAGGGAAAAGATACTATTTTTGGTGGTGACGATCGCGATTGGATTGCGGGTAATGAAAGCGAAGATGTTATTAATGGAAATGATGGTAACGATGTAATTAACGGCAATCAAAATAACGATGTTGTCCGAGGTGGTAAAGGTAATGATATCCTGCGCGGGGGTGAAGATAACGATCTAATTTGGGGCGATCGGGGTGATGATACCCTACTCGGAGATAAAGCTAATGATACCATTTTTGGCGGTGTGACAGAAGAGGAACTTGGCGATCCAAACGGACGCGATTTATTATTAGGCGGTACTGGGAATGACGTATTAAATGGCAATCAAGCTAATGATACTATCTGCGGTAATGAAGGTAACGATACGGTGCGGGGTGGTAGCGATGATGATATCGTTCTTGGCGATACCGGAGATGATGTAATATTTGGCGATTTAGGTAATGCTAGTCTCTGCGGTGGAGATGGTAACGATACCATTTATGGTGGAAATGGTAGCCATATTCCCATTATAAATAGTGGTCAAAAAGATTGTTTGTGTGGCGGAGATGGCAACGATATATTGTTTGGAAATGAAGGAGAAGATTGGGTAAATGGAGATGGGGGAGATGATAGCCTTTATGGTGGTAAAGATAACGATACCCTCAAAGGTGGCGATGGAAACGATTGGTTGAGCGGAGATTTAGGTAATGATATATTGAAGGGTGGGAATGGCAGCGATCGCTTTCTTTTATCTCCTGGTTTTGGTACTGACACCATCCTCGATTTTGAAGATAATATTGACTTGCTAGTATTAGGCGGGAATTTAAGTTTTTCCCAATTGAAAATTAGCCAAAGCAGTGATGGAACTGAGATCGCGATTACTAATACTGGTGAGATTCTAGCGATCCTCAAAGGAATAACAGTCGATCGAATCGAGCTGAGTTCTTTCCTGCTTAATCTGCCTTCTTAA
- a CDS encoding D-alanine--D-alanine ligase, giving the protein MSKMRVGLLFGGRSGEHEVSIVSARSIAKALKSEQNAQKYEVLPFYIQKDGFWQGGETAQQVLDGEVPQVGEEEGKYANPKSRWQFPPEADSVDVWFPILHGPNGEDGTVQGLLSLMQVPFVGSGVLGSAVGMDKIAMKTAFAQAGLPQVKYQTVSRAQIWSNPCVFPKLCDEIEADLGYPCFVKPANLGSSVGIAKVRSRTQLEAALDSAASYDRRIIVEAGVVAREVECAVLGNDNPQASAVGEITYKSDFYDYETKYTEGKADLIIPANIPAAVAAQIQDMAVKAFLAVDAAGLARVDFFYVESTGEVLINEINTLPGFTSTSMYPQLWGYSGVPFAELADKLIQAALERYKP; this is encoded by the coding sequence GTGAGTAAGATGCGAGTAGGGCTGTTGTTTGGCGGTCGTTCGGGAGAACACGAAGTTTCGATCGTTTCGGCAAGATCGATCGCCAAAGCGCTGAAATCGGAGCAAAATGCACAAAAATATGAAGTATTGCCTTTTTACATCCAAAAAGATGGTTTCTGGCAAGGTGGAGAAACAGCACAACAGGTGCTAGATGGGGAAGTTCCCCAAGTCGGAGAGGAAGAAGGAAAATACGCGAATCCAAAATCGAGATGGCAATTCCCGCCGGAAGCGGATTCAGTGGATGTTTGGTTCCCAATTTTACACGGCCCGAATGGGGAAGACGGTACGGTGCAGGGTTTGCTGAGTTTGATGCAAGTTCCGTTTGTGGGTTCCGGGGTGTTGGGTTCGGCTGTGGGGATGGACAAGATTGCCATGAAAACGGCTTTTGCCCAAGCGGGATTGCCACAGGTAAAATATCAGACGGTCAGTCGAGCGCAGATTTGGTCTAACCCTTGCGTTTTCCCGAAACTATGCGACGAAATAGAAGCAGATCTGGGTTATCCCTGTTTTGTCAAGCCTGCGAATTTAGGTTCGTCGGTAGGTATTGCGAAAGTGCGATCGCGCACGCAATTGGAAGCAGCTTTAGATAGCGCAGCCAGCTACGATCGCCGCATAATTGTAGAAGCTGGAGTAGTGGCAAGAGAAGTAGAATGCGCTGTTTTGGGTAACGATAATCCCCAAGCTTCTGCAGTCGGAGAAATTACTTATAAAAGTGATTTTTATGACTATGAAACTAAATACACGGAAGGAAAAGCAGATTTGATAATTCCTGCCAACATACCGGCTGCCGTCGCTGCACAAATTCAGGATATGGCTGTAAAAGCTTTTCTCGCAGTTGATGCCGCTGGGTTGGCACGGGTAGATTTTTTCTACGTTGAATCTACAGGTGAAGTACTGATTAATGAAATTAATACTTTGCCCGGTTTTACATCTACAAGTATGTATCCCCAACTGTGGGGATATAGCGGCGTTCCTTTTGCAGAATTAGCGGATAAGTTAATTCAAGCAGCGTTAGAACGCTATAAACCTTAG
- a CDS encoding SDR family oxidoreductase, with translation MQDKVVVIVGATGGIGSALTRKLAPLGTRLVLTARDNSRLANLASSLPGTQAEQVLTVPCDITQPQQVKTLIEKAVAHFGQIDALVNAAGAGILKQYNKLEPADLDAMLDLNLKGSFYTTQAAAEAMKERKSGHICNVVGILGKHSMAMAAAYCASKFGVVAFSKCMADELKRFGIKFTLFYFGGVDSPFWDNVSLKVDRSKMLSTETAAEAILFALRAEPQAVPMEINIQPESHLFF, from the coding sequence ATGCAGGACAAAGTGGTTGTTATCGTAGGCGCAACGGGTGGCATTGGTTCTGCCTTGACACGCAAACTAGCACCTTTAGGCACTCGTTTAGTCTTAACAGCTAGAGATAACAGCCGATTAGCCAATTTAGCATCTTCCCTACCGGGAACGCAGGCAGAGCAAGTTTTAACAGTACCTTGCGACATTACCCAGCCGCAACAAGTAAAAACTTTAATCGAAAAAGCGGTGGCTCATTTCGGGCAAATTGATGCCCTGGTAAATGCTGCTGGTGCCGGTATCCTCAAACAGTACAACAAACTCGAACCAGCAGACCTCGATGCCATGCTCGATTTAAACTTAAAAGGCAGCTTCTACACCACGCAAGCGGCGGCAGAAGCCATGAAAGAACGGAAATCCGGTCATATTTGCAACGTAGTGGGCATTTTGGGCAAGCACTCAATGGCAATGGCAGCAGCTTACTGTGCTTCTAAGTTCGGTGTGGTCGCTTTTAGTAAGTGCATGGCGGACGAACTGAAGCGCTTTGGCATTAAGTTCACCCTGTTTTACTTTGGGGGTGTCGATTCTCCCTTCTGGGATAATGTGAGTTTGAAGGTTGACAGGTCAAAAATGCTCAGCACGGAAACTGCGGCTGAGGCTATTTTGTTTGCTCTGCGTGCCGAACCGCAAGCTGTACCGATGGAAATCAATATTCAGCCAGAAAGCCACTTATTTTTCTGA
- the hppD gene encoding 4-hydroxyphenylpyruvate dioxygenase, which translates to MQIDHFHFYVENAQKWRDWFVGKLGFQALGSDTSNHTRTEAVKSGPVCILLSSALTSASPVADFLRSHSPGIADIAFLVKDIESLIAKAVSHGVTVLQPIQYKQQGNSYLKWAKIAAWGCLSHTLIERMGNGEWITANFSPSSPLQVSPSPFIGIDHVVLNVGSGDLESAATWYENVLGFRRQQKFDIQTSRSGLQSQVMLHPSHLVKFPINQPSSVNSQIQEFLDINGGPGIQHIALQTSNLMEAIAQLKTSGVSFIKVPPTYYTQLQQRERLPLSPTELQEIANHEILVDWEDICPQTRETAPLLLQTFTKPIFTQPTFFFEVIERRICYVNGQQKQAQGFGERNFRALFEAIEQEQIKRGQKLKVKS; encoded by the coding sequence ATGCAAATTGACCACTTTCACTTCTATGTAGAGAACGCGCAGAAATGGCGTGACTGGTTTGTTGGCAAACTCGGCTTTCAAGCGCTAGGAAGCGATACCAGCAATCATACTCGCACGGAAGCGGTCAAAAGCGGGCCTGTCTGTATTCTTCTCTCTTCAGCGCTCACCTCTGCTAGCCCGGTTGCAGATTTTCTGCGATCGCATTCTCCCGGTATTGCAGATATTGCTTTTCTTGTCAAGGATATTGAATCGCTCATCGCAAAGGCAGTCAGTCACGGTGTTACAGTCCTGCAACCCATCCAGTACAAACAACAAGGTAATTCCTATTTAAAGTGGGCAAAAATTGCTGCTTGGGGGTGTCTCAGTCACACTTTAATCGAGCGAATGGGAAATGGAGAATGGATAACCGCAAATTTTTCGCCTTCTTCACCTCTCCAGGTCTCTCCCTCGCCGTTTATCGGCATCGATCATGTGGTGCTGAATGTGGGTAGTGGAGATTTGGAAAGTGCGGCAACTTGGTATGAAAATGTGCTGGGATTTCGACGCCAGCAGAAATTTGACATTCAAACGTCTCGATCGGGCTTGCAGAGTCAGGTAATGCTTCATCCCAGCCACTTAGTAAAATTTCCGATCAATCAGCCTTCATCTGTCAATTCTCAAATTCAAGAGTTTTTGGATATCAATGGAGGGCCAGGAATCCAGCATATCGCTTTGCAGACATCAAATCTCATGGAAGCGATCGCGCAACTGAAAACCTCTGGTGTAAGTTTCATTAAAGTTCCTCCTACTTACTACACTCAGTTACAGCAAAGAGAAAGACTGCCTCTATCGCCTACAGAATTGCAAGAAATTGCCAATCACGAAATTCTGGTGGATTGGGAGGATATTTGCCCGCAGACAAGAGAAACGGCTCCCCTACTGCTTCAGACCTTTACAAAGCCAATTTTTACGCAGCCAACTTTCTTCTTTGAGGTAATTGAGCGGCGAATCTGCTATGTTAACGGGCAACAGAAGCAAGCGCAGGGCTTTGGCGAAAGGAACTTCCGGGCCTTATTTGAAGCGATCGAACAAGAACAAATCAAGCGCGGTCAAAAGTTAAAAGTTAAAAGTTAA
- a CDS encoding CPP1-like family protein: protein MSTENHYKQLGLNEDATFDEIQAARNRLTEENSGDPKRQETIEAAYDAILMERLRMRQEGKIKVPEGIRFAERLAQAPPPASPAPVKESSSWLQGLLDTPSRADILWPAGIFSVLAGLTFYYPPSASGILAAAVLVSLYFLSRKEGKLGRAVVVSLSSLTGGLLFSAVVNALIQSQFPNLALAAQSPLSIALVIQTWVTLFILWLVTSFLR from the coding sequence ATGAGTACGGAAAATCACTATAAACAATTGGGACTGAACGAGGACGCGACATTCGACGAGATTCAAGCGGCTCGCAATCGCTTGACTGAGGAGAACAGTGGCGACCCGAAACGTCAGGAAACGATCGAAGCAGCCTACGATGCCATTTTGATGGAACGTCTGCGAATGCGCCAGGAAGGAAAAATCAAGGTTCCGGAAGGTATCCGATTTGCCGAACGCTTAGCTCAGGCTCCCCCTCCTGCCTCGCCAGCACCTGTAAAGGAATCTAGTTCTTGGCTGCAAGGGCTGCTGGATACTCCCAGTCGGGCCGATATTTTGTGGCCTGCTGGTATTTTCTCGGTTTTGGCTGGTCTGACTTTTTACTATCCGCCTTCGGCGTCTGGGATATTGGCCGCAGCGGTTTTGGTCAGCCTTTATTTCCTTTCTCGCAAGGAAGGAAAGCTGGGGCGAGCTGTCGTGGTGTCGCTGTCTAGCTTGACTGGTGGCTTACTGTTTTCGGCTGTCGTTAACGCCTTGATTCAAAGTCAATTTCCAAATCTGGCTTTGGCAGCGCAAAGCCCTTTAAGCATCGCTTTGGTAATCCAAACTTGGGTAACTTTGTTTATCCTGTGGTTGGTTACCAGCTTTCTACGGTGA
- a CDS encoding response regulator transcription factor, which yields MSLAKILVVDDDPAVRNLIQRFLTKQNYQMESAADGKTAIAVFEQFNPDLVILDVNLPDANGYNLCQEMQSRTGVFVLMLTSRTDEADKITGFSKGADDYITKPFSLSELGVRVAAILKRQRVVTTAEQQRIIVDQLMIDPVRREVTLNNQSVPLTALEFDLLHFLASHPGKVWRRSELIQAVWDYEYVGDQRVVDVHVGQIRKKLGTDLLQPDKMIRTIRGVGYQFEVPENTGASNQSQP from the coding sequence ATGTCTCTCGCCAAGATTCTTGTCGTTGATGACGACCCTGCGGTCCGAAACTTAATCCAGCGCTTCTTGACTAAGCAAAATTACCAGATGGAGTCTGCTGCGGATGGTAAGACGGCCATAGCCGTGTTTGAGCAATTCAATCCAGACTTAGTAATTCTGGATGTAAATTTGCCTGACGCCAATGGCTATAACCTCTGTCAAGAAATGCAGAGCCGCACTGGTGTATTTGTGCTAATGCTAACAAGCCGGACAGACGAAGCTGATAAAATTACAGGATTTTCCAAAGGTGCCGATGACTACATCACAAAACCATTTAGTCTAAGTGAATTGGGAGTCAGAGTAGCAGCTATTTTGAAACGTCAGCGGGTCGTGACTACAGCCGAGCAACAACGTATCATAGTTGACCAACTAATGATCGATCCGGTGCGTAGGGAGGTAACGCTCAACAATCAGAGCGTACCCTTAACAGCCCTAGAGTTCGATCTGCTACACTTTTTAGCCAGTCATCCCGGTAAAGTTTGGCGTCGTTCCGAACTGATCCAAGCTGTGTGGGATTACGAATACGTTGGCGATCAACGGGTAGTTGACGTTCATGTTGGCCAAATTCGTAAAAAGCTCGGCACAGATTTACTTCAGCCAGATAAGATGATTCGGACGATTCGCGGCGTTGGCTACCAATTTGAGGTTCCCGAAAATACAGGTGCAAGCAACCAATCTCAGCCGTGA
- a CDS encoding winged helix-turn-helix domain-containing protein gives MKTDVPRRKILVVDDDPAIRNLIYRFLSQSKQNYQIECAADGKNAWDIFEQFHPDLVILDVILPDAIGFKLCEEMKSRSDVLVMLLTSLTDVKSQVTGLESADAYVTKPFYVEVLEKQVQALLRRITVTVTAGLQQQALVLENLIIDSVRREVTLNNQTVLLTALEFNLLHFLASHPGKVWRRGELIREVWGYEHTGVEGEEDRVVDVHIGQIRKKIELDASQPKLIQTVRNVGYKLVVPATQTLEKSQP, from the coding sequence ATGAAAACCGATGTCCCCCGCAGAAAGATTTTAGTTGTTGATGACGACCCAGCAATCCGGAATTTAATTTATAGGTTCTTAAGCCAGAGCAAGCAGAACTATCAGATAGAATGCGCCGCAGATGGTAAGAACGCCTGGGATATTTTTGAGCAATTCCACCCTGATTTGGTAATTTTGGATGTCATTTTGCCAGATGCGATCGGCTTTAAACTCTGTGAGGAAATGAAGAGCCGCAGTGATGTTCTTGTCATGCTGCTCACAAGTTTAACAGACGTAAAATCCCAAGTCACTGGATTGGAGTCAGCCGACGCTTATGTCACCAAGCCTTTTTATGTGGAAGTCCTGGAAAAACAAGTGCAGGCTCTTTTGCGGCGAATTACAGTGACGGTGACTGCTGGGCTTCAACAGCAGGCTTTAGTTTTGGAAAATTTAATCATCGATTCTGTACGTCGAGAGGTCACCCTCAACAATCAAACTGTACTGTTAACTGCTTTAGAATTTAATTTGCTCCATTTTTTAGCTAGTCATCCGGGAAAAGTGTGGCGGCGCGGCGAACTGATTCGAGAGGTGTGGGGTTACGAACACACAGGAGTAGAAGGAGAAGAAGACCGAGTTGTAGATGTTCACATCGGTCAAATCCGCAAAAAGATAGAACTAGATGCGAGTCAGCCGAAATTGATTCAGACTGTCCGAAACGTGGGCTACAAACTTGTGGTTCCCGCTACCCAAACTCTGGAAAAGTCTCAGCCGTAA
- the psb34 gene encoding photosystem II assembly protein Psb34: protein MSYTKEESGLLNNFAIEPKMYVADYPTKAQQRGYLFQGLGAIVLLAGVVLTAFAVS from the coding sequence ATGAGCTACACCAAAGAAGAAAGCGGACTTCTAAACAACTTTGCCATTGAGCCAAAGATGTACGTTGCCGACTACCCAACCAAAGCACAGCAGCGCGGCTACCTGTTTCAGGGCTTAGGGGCGATCGTTTTACTGGCTGGTGTGGTACTGACAGCCTTTGCTGTGAGCTAG
- a CDS encoding TetR family transcriptional regulator: MTAQRKSARQRLVQAALQLFAAQGVTETTTRQIAELADVNEVTLFRNFGSKHGLLLAVIEEAEVFTQLGEALGQQANQIQGLAQGLQAYAEGYLGALEEIREFVRSLVGEAGHYPPENRQAIGRGLAQIHRYTVQYLTAVISREQVRSQMEVAKLASLLNTLLLGYAAIEFTTEFHELWSDKAAFIADLVELFLSTERFEATSAEQTSSLTTVDCNASVLTEEVLDLPAPLVRAILQKARKSGSQDYALVYVLFATGLSPGEIASLQRSHSIFDDRQHLLQVHQGAKRQVPVNQWIMGHRYGTYTKNPLTQWLKTRRDEQPALFINDNGRPISEVEVRLRWQQLVADIVTLSGYPPAIEQAQQTWCVEMLMRGMNLEGLSILTGCDPEQLQPYTRRAQEKAALEQAIRLDRPPASKI, from the coding sequence ATGACAGCTCAACGCAAATCCGCTCGACAGCGCTTAGTGCAAGCAGCACTACAACTGTTTGCCGCTCAGGGGGTGACTGAGACGACAACTCGGCAGATTGCTGAATTGGCTGATGTAAATGAAGTAACGTTATTCCGTAATTTTGGCAGTAAGCATGGCTTGCTTCTGGCTGTAATTGAAGAAGCAGAGGTTTTTACGCAACTTGGGGAAGCTCTGGGACAACAGGCAAATCAAATTCAGGGCTTGGCTCAAGGACTGCAAGCTTATGCAGAGGGTTATTTGGGAGCGCTGGAAGAAATTCGAGAATTTGTGCGATCGCTGGTGGGAGAAGCGGGTCACTATCCACCAGAAAACCGACAGGCGATCGGACGAGGGTTGGCCCAAATTCATCGTTACACGGTGCAGTATTTGACTGCGGTGATCTCACGGGAACAGGTGCGATCGCAAATGGAGGTGGCGAAGCTGGCTAGCTTGCTCAATACGCTGTTACTGGGGTATGCGGCGATCGAATTTACGACGGAATTTCACGAACTCTGGTCAGATAAAGCCGCATTTATTGCCGATTTAGTAGAGTTATTTCTCTCCACGGAACGTTTTGAGGCGACATCAGCAGAACAAACAAGCAGTTTAACAACGGTAGATTGCAATGCGAGCGTGCTGACAGAAGAGGTTCTCGATTTACCAGCGCCTTTGGTGCGAGCGATCCTGCAAAAGGCTCGCAAATCTGGTTCCCAAGACTACGCTTTGGTTTACGTCCTGTTTGCGACTGGCTTAAGTCCTGGGGAAATTGCCAGTCTCCAGCGATCGCACTCTATTTTTGACGATCGACAACATCTGCTGCAAGTACACCAAGGCGCAAAACGCCAAGTGCCTGTAAATCAATGGATTATGGGACATCGTTACGGCACTTACACGAAAAATCCCCTGACCCAATGGCTCAAGACGCGAAGGGACGAACAGCCAGCATTATTTATCAACGACAACGGACGACCGATATCTGAAGTAGAGGTCCGTCTGCGCTGGCAGCAGCTCGTCGCAGATATCGTCACACTATCAGGATATCCTCCGGCGATCGAACAAGCCCAACAAACTTGGTGTGTTGAGATGTTGATGCGGGGCATGAACTTAGAAGGTTTAAGTATCCTAACTGGCTGCGATCCAGAACAATTGCAACCCTATACACGTAGGGCGCAAGAAAAGGCAGCTTTGGAACAAGCCATCCGATTAGATCGACCTCCAGCCAGCAAAATATAG
- a CDS encoding acyl-CoA desaturase yields the protein MTSNSSATLQKSSESLKLSWTNVAFFGTVHALALLAPWFFSWSALGVMIFLHWLFGSIGICLGYHRLLTHRSLQVPKWLEYILATIGALALQGGPMFWVSGHRQHHLHTEDKDKDPYAASRGFWWSHMLWIFYPRSEFFDRDTYQKYAPDMSRDPYYNWLDRHFLMLQIPVALLLYVLGGWSFVIYGVFLRAVILWHTTWLINSATHMTGDRRFEVADGSRNLWWAAILTYGEGWHNNHHAYPNVAKAGWKWWELDMTWWAIEALETVGLAKRIIRPPAEAIADL from the coding sequence ATGACCTCAAATTCGAGCGCAACATTACAAAAATCCTCAGAATCGCTCAAACTGAGTTGGACGAATGTTGCCTTTTTCGGGACTGTTCATGCTCTAGCGCTGCTGGCTCCCTGGTTCTTCTCTTGGTCTGCCTTGGGTGTGATGATTTTTCTCCACTGGTTATTTGGCAGCATCGGCATCTGTTTGGGATACCATCGCCTGCTCACGCACCGCAGTTTACAAGTGCCTAAGTGGTTAGAGTATATCCTGGCTACCATTGGGGCTTTGGCTCTTCAAGGAGGGCCGATGTTTTGGGTCTCCGGACACCGCCAGCACCACTTGCATACGGAGGATAAAGATAAAGATCCCTATGCAGCGTCGCGAGGTTTTTGGTGGAGCCATATGCTGTGGATTTTCTATCCTCGCTCTGAGTTTTTCGATCGCGATACTTATCAGAAATACGCTCCGGATATGTCTCGCGACCCATATTACAACTGGCTCGATCGCCATTTCTTGATGCTGCAAATTCCAGTCGCTCTATTGCTCTATGTTTTGGGAGGATGGTCTTTTGTCATCTATGGAGTCTTCCTGCGAGCTGTGATTTTGTGGCACACCACTTGGTTGATTAACTCCGCCACTCACATGACAGGCGATCGCCGCTTTGAAGTTGCAGACGGTTCCCGCAACCTTTGGTGGGCAGCAATTCTCACCTACGGCGAAGGTTGGCACAATAACCACCACGCTTATCCTAATGTGGCCAAAGCCGGTTGGAAATGGTGGGAATTAGATATGACTTGGTGGGCGATCGAAGCATTGGAAACTGTGGGATTGGCTAAGCGCATTATTCGCCCCCCCGCAGAAGCGATCGCCGATCTGTGA
- the urtD gene encoding urea ABC transporter ATP-binding protein UrtD: protein MNGKILETENVTVSFDGFKALRNLNFNMDAGELRVVIGPNGAGKTTFLDVITGKVQPTEGRVLFKGRNTKRLSEHQIARLGIGRKFQTPRIYLNLTPWENLEITCNRNKNVLATLFGNSPSEERRTVAGLLETIGLSAKADIKAGLLSHGEKQRLEIGMLVAQSPDLLLVDEPVAGLTDEETYNIGELLLALAQSHSILVIEHDMEFVRQIARKVTVLHEGSVLCEGTIEEVQNDPRVIEVYLGSHE from the coding sequence ATGAATGGAAAAATCTTAGAAACTGAAAACGTAACCGTTAGTTTTGATGGCTTTAAAGCCCTGAGAAACTTGAATTTCAATATGGACGCTGGGGAATTGCGCGTAGTAATTGGCCCCAACGGTGCTGGCAAAACAACATTCCTGGATGTGATTACCGGCAAAGTCCAACCAACGGAAGGACGAGTACTATTTAAAGGGCGAAATACTAAACGCCTTTCCGAACATCAAATCGCTCGTTTGGGAATTGGTCGCAAGTTTCAAACTCCCCGAATTTATCTGAATCTAACTCCTTGGGAAAACCTCGAAATTACCTGTAACCGCAATAAAAATGTGTTGGCAACTTTATTTGGCAATTCTCCTAGTGAAGAACGTCGCACGGTGGCAGGTTTGTTGGAAACTATTGGCTTATCGGCTAAAGCAGATATCAAAGCTGGATTACTTTCCCACGGGGAGAAACAACGTTTAGAAATTGGGATGTTAGTAGCTCAATCTCCGGATTTGTTATTAGTTGATGAACCAGTGGCGGGTTTAACCGATGAAGAAACTTACAACATTGGGGAGTTACTACTAGCACTAGCCCAGAGTCATTCTATTTTGGTAATCGAACACGATATGGAATTCGTGCGCCAAATTGCTCGCAAGGTGACGGTGTTGCACGAGGGTTCGGTGTTGTGTGAAGGCACTATTGAAGAGGTGCAGAACGATCCTCGTGTGATTGAGGTATATTTGGGTTCTCATGAATAA